One window of the Salminus brasiliensis chromosome 1, fSalBra1.hap2, whole genome shotgun sequence genome contains the following:
- the ppm1ab gene encoding protein phosphatase, Mg2+/Mn2+ dependent, 1Ab yields the protein MGAFLDKPKMEKSNAHGEGNSLRYGLSSMQGWRVEMEDAHTAVVGLPHGLGAWSFFAVYDGHAGSQVARYCCEHLLEHITSNPDFRAGGPGGGGEEACASRPDPSVESVKSGIRTGFLQIDEHMRAISERKHGADRSGSTAVGIMISPEHFYFINCGDSRALLSRGGRVHFFTQDHKPSNPLEKERIQNAGGAVMIQRVNGSLAVSRALGDFDYKCVHGKGPTEQLVSPEPEVYEIERAEAEDEFVVLACDGIWDVMTNEELCDFVRSRLEVTEDLERVCNEIVDTCLYKGSRDNMSVVLVCFPGAPKINPEAVKREAELDKYLQNRVEELIKKQGVESVPDLAHVMCVLATESIPNLPPGGELASKRSVVEEMYNRLNPYQSDSTCGASNWANVCGSSRL from the exons ATGGGTGCTTTCTTGGATAAGCCAAAGATGGAGAAGTCCAATGCGCACGGGGAGGGCAACAGCTTGCGTTATGGCCTCAGCAGCATGCAGGGCTGGAGGGTGGAGATGGAGGACGCCCACACCGCCGTCGTCGGCCTTCCTCATGGACTTGGCGCATGGTCGTTTTTCGCTGTGTACGACGGCCACGCCGGCTCTCAGGTGGCTCGGTACTGCTGTGAACATCTACTGGAGCACATCACCAGCAACCCAGACTTCAGGGCAGGTGGCCCGGGTGGAGGAGGCGAAGAGGCCTGTGCCAGTCGCCCCGATCCCTCGGTGGAGAGCGTGAAGAGTGGCATTCGCACAGGCTTCCTGCAGATTGACGAGCACATGCGTGCCATCTCAGAGCGCAAGCACGGCGCTGACCGCAGTGGCTCCACGGCGGTGGGCATCATGATCTCTCCGGAGCACTTTTACTTCATTAATTGTGGGGACTCCCGGGCACTGCTGAGCCGCGGGGGCCGAGTGCACTTCTTCACGCAGGACCACAAGCCCAGCAACCCTCTAGAGAAGGAGAGGATTCAGAATGCGGGCGGCGCGGTTATGATTCAACGGGTCAATGGCTCTCTGGCCGTCTCTCGTGCTCTTGGAGACTTTGACTACAAGTGTGTACATGGCAAGGGCCCTACAGAGCAGCTGGTGTCCCCGGAGCCCGAGGTGTATGAGATTGAGAGGGCAGAAGCCGAGGATGAGTTTGTGGTGCTGGCCTGTGATGGCATCTGGGACGTCATGACCAATGAGGAACTATGTGACTTTGTGCGCTCACGCCTGGAGGTGACTGAAGACCTTGAGAGGGTGTGTAATGAAATAGTGGACACCTGTTTGTACAAG GGGAGCCGTGACAACATGAGCGTGGTACTGGTATGTTTTCCAGGTGCACCCAAGATCAATCCAGAAGCTGtgaagagagaggcagagctgGATAAGTACCTGCAGAACAGAGTAGAAG AGCTCATTAAGAAGCAGGGTGTGGAGAGCGTACCAGACTTAGCccatgtgatgtgtgtgttagCCACGGAGAGCATCCCCAACCTCCCACCTGGGGGAGAACTGGCTAGCAA ACGCAGCGTTGTGGAGGAAATGTATAATAGACTCAACCCATACCAAAGTGACAGCACA TGTGGAGCCAGCAATTGGGCCAATGTATGTGGATCCTCCAGGCTCTGA